The following are encoded in a window of Prochlorococcus marinus CUG1417 genomic DNA:
- a CDS encoding peptidoglycan D,D-transpeptidase FtsI family protein, with protein sequence MKKFKKIVRLTPLDQRRFKFIYVFSLLLIFCLFGRLVKLQVFNASDLQRKARLIQSSKTNALKKRRSIVDRNNRLIAYDKPLYKLWAHPEYFNFPGDSINRVRSIEEVTKKLSSILDINDEILVEKFNNKMSGIKILDKISEEKAEKIKNLQISGLDLFKYSQRYYPQGELYSNLVGFVNDDNKGSAGLELHLDNQIKVFNKSNLIKRGGDGTPLPDNSAPGDFIYDYKSLGLTIDSKLQKASFNALSKQVSEWKAKKGFAIVMDVNNGRILSLVTVPSYDPNKFWQYDSELFRGWYSQDLFEPGSTFKPINLALALEEKVIQKDGLVEDIGQIKVGGWTLSNWDKKGNGYIDYPKVLQVSSNVGMVKIMQNLDPTIYWDLLQNLGINKNLETDLFESTAGQLKRKDLFVNQSIEPAVTSFGKGFSISPLKLVQLHAALANGGFEVTPHVTATFKERINKNPKKQFFSSDVSKIVLEWMESVVDKGSGSGAKIEGYRIAGKTGTSQKAINGSYTSKKVCSFVATLPVNDPKYAVLVVVDEPSKSYAYGSTVAVPVAREIIESLIVIEKIPPNIKDHGMIVKKP encoded by the coding sequence ATGAAAAAATTCAAAAAAATTGTTCGTCTAACACCCCTTGATCAAAGAAGATTTAAATTTATTTATGTTTTTAGTTTACTACTAATATTTTGTTTGTTTGGTAGGTTAGTTAAATTGCAAGTCTTTAACGCATCTGATTTGCAAAGGAAAGCTAGATTAATACAGTCTTCTAAAACTAACGCCTTAAAAAAAAGGAGATCAATTGTTGATAGGAATAATAGACTAATCGCTTACGATAAACCTCTCTACAAATTATGGGCCCATCCAGAATATTTTAATTTTCCGGGTGATTCAATTAACAGAGTTCGCAGTATTGAAGAAGTTACAAAAAAATTGTCATCTATCTTGGATATTAATGATGAAATACTCGTAGAAAAATTTAATAATAAAATGAGTGGTATTAAGATTTTAGATAAGATTTCTGAAGAAAAGGCAGAAAAGATTAAGAATCTTCAAATAAGCGGACTTGATTTGTTTAAATATTCGCAGAGATATTACCCCCAAGGAGAGCTTTACTCTAATCTTGTAGGTTTTGTTAATGATGATAATAAAGGTTCAGCAGGTTTAGAGCTTCATTTAGATAATCAAATTAAAGTTTTTAATAAAAGTAATTTAATAAAAAGAGGAGGAGATGGAACTCCTTTACCGGATAATTCGGCCCCAGGTGATTTTATTTATGATTACAAAAGTTTAGGACTAACTATAGATTCAAAATTACAGAAAGCGTCATTCAATGCATTATCAAAGCAAGTAAGCGAATGGAAAGCAAAGAAGGGATTTGCCATAGTTATGGATGTTAATAATGGTCGGATCCTCTCCTTGGTTACTGTCCCATCATATGATCCAAATAAATTTTGGCAGTATGATTCTGAACTCTTTAGAGGCTGGTATTCTCAAGATTTATTTGAGCCTGGTTCAACTTTTAAACCTATTAATCTTGCCTTGGCGTTAGAAGAAAAAGTAATCCAGAAAGATGGATTAGTTGAAGATATTGGGCAGATTAAGGTTGGAGGATGGACACTTTCGAATTGGGATAAAAAAGGTAATGGATACATTGACTATCCAAAAGTATTGCAAGTTTCAAGTAATGTTGGGATGGTAAAAATAATGCAAAATCTAGACCCCACAATTTATTGGGATTTGTTACAAAACTTAGGTATAAATAAAAATTTAGAGACTGACTTATTTGAATCAACTGCTGGCCAACTAAAGAGAAAAGATTTGTTTGTAAATCAATCAATTGAGCCTGCCGTGACTTCTTTTGGCAAAGGATTCTCAATCTCGCCACTTAAATTGGTTCAACTTCATGCGGCTTTAGCAAATGGGGGTTTTGAAGTGACTCCACATGTAACCGCAACTTTCAAGGAAAGAATTAATAAAAATCCAAAGAAACAATTTTTTTCATCGGATGTCTCTAAAATTGTTCTTGAATGGATGGAGAGTGTAGTTGATAAAGGTAGTGGATCTGGAGCAAAAATTGAAGGATATAGGATAGCGGGGAAAACGGGTACTTCTCAAAAAGCCATAAATGGTTCGTATACAAGTAAAAAAGTTTGTAGTTTCGTAGCAACCTTACCAGTTAATGATCCTAAATATGCTGTCCTCGTAGTTGTTGATGAGCCATCTAAATCATATGCATATGGTTCAACTGTTGCAGTACCAGTAGCGAGAGAAATTATCGAGAGTTTGATAGTTATTGAAAAAATACCTCCTAATATTAAAGATCACGGAATGATTGTTAAAAAACCCTAA
- the tal gene encoding transaldolase, which translates to MKSILEQLSSMTVVVADTGDLDSIKKFQPRDATTNPSLILAAAKNPDYVKLIDKALESSENALPQGFSEIELIKETVDQVSVFFGKEILKIISGRVSTEVDARLSFDTEATVEKARKLINLYKNFGIEKERILIKIAATWEGIKAAEILEKEGIKCNLTLLFNFCQAVTCANAKITLISPFVGRILDWHKAKTGKTSFVGAEDPGVISVTQIYNYFKEKGFKTEVMGASFRNLDEIKELAGCDLLTIAPKFLEELKKEKGELVRKLDVRTQINNSIDYEFEEKDFRLSMLEDQMASEKLSEGITGFSKAIEELEELLLKRYSEIKNHKLISAN; encoded by the coding sequence ATGAAATCAATTTTAGAACAATTGTCCTCAATGACCGTTGTTGTCGCTGATACTGGAGATTTAGATTCGATAAAAAAATTTCAACCAAGGGACGCCACCACTAATCCATCGCTAATACTTGCTGCTGCTAAGAACCCTGATTATGTGAAGTTAATTGATAAAGCTTTAGAAAGTTCAGAAAATGCATTGCCCCAAGGATTCTCTGAAATTGAACTAATTAAAGAAACTGTTGACCAAGTTTCAGTATTTTTTGGAAAAGAAATATTGAAAATTATTTCAGGGCGTGTATCTACAGAAGTTGATGCAAGACTGAGCTTTGACACTGAAGCTACAGTAGAAAAAGCAAGAAAATTGATCAATCTTTATAAAAATTTTGGAATTGAAAAAGAAAGAATCCTAATTAAGATTGCCGCAACTTGGGAGGGAATAAAGGCAGCTGAAATTTTGGAAAAAGAGGGTATTAAGTGCAACTTAACTTTACTTTTTAACTTCTGCCAAGCTGTAACTTGTGCCAATGCAAAGATAACTCTGATTTCTCCTTTCGTTGGCCGTATATTAGATTGGCATAAAGCAAAAACTGGTAAAACTAGTTTTGTTGGTGCTGAAGACCCTGGTGTTATTTCAGTTACACAAATATACAACTACTTTAAAGAAAAGGGATTCAAGACAGAAGTCATGGGAGCGAGTTTTAGAAATCTTGATGAAATAAAAGAATTGGCAGGTTGCGATCTTTTAACAATCGCACCAAAATTTCTTGAGGAACTTAAAAAAGAAAAAGGAGAGTTAGTTAGAAAATTAGATGTAAGAACCCAAATAAATAATTCTATTGACTACGAATTTGAAGAAAAAGATTTCAGATTAAGTATGTTAGAAGATCAAATGGCAAGTGAAAAGCTTAGTGAAGGCATCACTGGATTCAGTAAGGCTATAGAAGAATTGGAAGAGTTGCTGCTAAAGAGATATTCAGAGATTAAAAATCATAAATTGATTTCTGCTAACTAA
- a CDS encoding NAD(P)/FAD-dependent oxidoreductase, with protein sequence MIGFDVVIIGGGLSGSSTALNLSKKGYSVLIIEKEKFQDYKPCAGGMASSMQQFLPLDITDSIESKIKNVEFRWKAADNVTADLTGESPFWIIKREKLDQLLLDESLSNGAQIMRSLLIDKIIKKNDKWEITCNNKIKYIAEFLVIADGSQSKWASYFNLGPRNPKFANTISLRLKGLGEIPSDAVRFEFGFIKYGFAWAFPLRESLNIGLGTFINNGLLENQAINKQVIRSFGFDDFPDKTISKKLRIWNGFHSINGDKVLAVGDAASLCDPFLAEGIRPSLISSFYAAEYIDQCLLGRVDDLNLYTKKINNIWGKSMAWGRRIAQVFYRFPRTGYQLGVKRKTAPKRIAQILSGEMSYEDIAKRVIRRLLTKSGT encoded by the coding sequence TTGATAGGATTTGACGTTGTAATAATTGGTGGAGGTTTATCAGGATCTTCCACTGCTCTTAACCTATCAAAGAAAGGTTATTCCGTTTTAATTATTGAAAAAGAAAAATTCCAAGATTACAAACCATGTGCAGGTGGGATGGCATCTTCAATGCAACAATTTCTCCCTTTAGACATAACAGATTCCATAGAATCAAAAATTAAAAATGTTGAATTCAGATGGAAGGCTGCAGATAATGTAACTGCTGATCTCACTGGTGAATCCCCATTTTGGATTATTAAAAGAGAAAAACTCGATCAATTATTACTTGATGAATCCTTGAGTAATGGAGCCCAGATAATGAGATCATTATTGATAGATAAAATCATAAAAAAAAATGATAAATGGGAAATTACTTGCAATAACAAAATAAAATATATTGCAGAATTTCTTGTAATTGCAGATGGGTCCCAATCGAAATGGGCGAGTTATTTCAATTTAGGGCCAAGAAATCCGAAATTTGCTAACACAATCTCATTAAGATTGAAAGGGTTAGGTGAAATACCTAGCGATGCAGTTAGATTTGAGTTTGGATTTATAAAATATGGTTTTGCATGGGCATTCCCCCTAAGAGAAAGCTTAAATATTGGTTTAGGTACTTTTATAAATAATGGTCTCTTAGAAAATCAGGCTATAAATAAACAAGTTATCAGAAGCTTCGGTTTTGATGATTTTCCCGATAAAACAATTAGTAAGAAACTGAGAATATGGAATGGCTTCCACTCAATTAATGGTGACAAAGTTTTAGCGGTTGGAGATGCAGCATCTCTGTGTGATCCATTTTTAGCTGAAGGAATTAGACCATCTTTAATTAGCAGTTTTTATGCTGCAGAATACATAGATCAGTGCCTATTAGGTAGGGTAGATGATTTAAATCTTTATACGAAAAAAATTAACAACATATGGGGGAAATCAATGGCTTGGGGGAGGAGAATAGCCCAAGTTTTTTATAGATTTCCCAGAACTGGATATCAATTAGGTGTAAAAAGAAAAACAGCACCTAAACGTATTGCTCAAATATTATCAGGAGAAATGAGTTATGAAGATATTGCAAAAAGAGTCATAAGAAGACTTTTAACAAAAAGTGGGACTTAA
- the frr gene encoding ribosome recycling factor translates to MKEKEIQENMNKSIEATQRNFNTIRTGRANASLLDRISVEYYGAETPIKSLASISTVDSQTISIQPFDISCLQAIEKSISMSDLGITPNNDGKVIRINVPPLTEERRKEFCKLASKYAEEGKVALRNIRRDAVDKEKKDEKDGLISIDESRDNQSEIQKITDKYIALIETKLSEKEKEILKV, encoded by the coding sequence ATGAAAGAAAAAGAAATTCAAGAAAATATGAATAAAAGTATTGAAGCCACACAAAGAAACTTTAATACAATTAGGACAGGCAGAGCTAATGCTTCCCTGTTAGACAGAATAAGTGTTGAATACTACGGAGCAGAAACACCAATCAAATCACTTGCGTCTATAAGCACTGTTGATTCACAAACAATCTCAATACAACCTTTCGATATTTCTTGTTTACAAGCGATAGAGAAATCTATTTCTATGAGTGATTTAGGTATTACTCCAAATAATGATGGGAAAGTAATAAGAATAAATGTTCCTCCTTTAACAGAAGAAAGAAGAAAAGAATTTTGTAAATTAGCCTCTAAATATGCAGAGGAAGGAAAAGTGGCTTTGAGAAATATCAGAAGAGATGCAGTTGATAAAGAAAAAAAAGACGAAAAAGATGGCCTTATTTCTATTGACGAATCGAGAGATAATCAATCTGAAATTCAGAAAATTACTGATAAATATATTGCTTTAATAGAAACTAAATTGTCTGAGAAAGAAAAGGAAATTCTAAAAGTTTGA
- the pyrH gene encoding UMP kinase, with the protein MTYKRVLLKLSGEALMGEKPYGIDPAIVQSIAEDVSKVVENNIQLAIVVGGGNIFRGLKGSADGMDRATADYVGMLATVMNAISLQDGLERVGVATRVQTAIEMQEIAEPYIRRRAMRHLEKGRVVVFGGGCGNPFFTTDTTAALRAAEINAEVVMKATKVDGVYDRDPNKFKDAKKYSSLSYQQVLSDEIAVMDSTAIALCKDNNIPIMVFDIFKKGNISKAVAGESIGSLIS; encoded by the coding sequence ATGACTTACAAAAGAGTTCTCTTAAAACTTAGTGGAGAAGCACTAATGGGTGAAAAACCATATGGTATAGATCCTGCTATAGTTCAGTCAATTGCAGAGGATGTTTCAAAAGTAGTCGAAAATAATATACAACTTGCAATAGTTGTGGGTGGTGGAAACATTTTTAGAGGGCTTAAAGGATCTGCAGACGGAATGGATCGCGCGACGGCTGATTATGTTGGAATGCTGGCAACAGTAATGAACGCAATTTCACTCCAAGATGGTCTTGAGAGAGTAGGAGTTGCAACCAGAGTGCAAACAGCAATCGAAATGCAGGAAATTGCCGAACCCTACATCAGAAGAAGAGCCATGAGGCACCTAGAAAAAGGTAGAGTTGTAGTTTTCGGGGGTGGATGCGGAAATCCATTTTTTACAACTGATACTACGGCAGCTTTGAGGGCAGCAGAGATAAACGCTGAAGTTGTTATGAAGGCTACTAAAGTTGATGGAGTATACGATCGTGATCCAAATAAATTTAAAGATGCAAAAAAATATTCCTCTCTCAGTTATCAACAAGTTCTTAGTGATGAAATAGCAGTAATGGACAGTACTGCGATTGCACTTTGCAAAGATAATAATATCCCAATTATGGTTTTTGATATATTCAAAAAAGGGAACATTTCTAAAGCTGTTGCAGGTGAGTCAATAGGCTCTTTAATTAGCTAA
- the cobO gene encoding cob(I)yrinic acid a,c-diamide adenosyltransferase, protein MQEEPFPTEKIFSLDSQAKELGMGGKLSPENDESSYKKRMQQRKDIQAERLQIRKNKKGLLIVFTGNGKGKTTAALGMALRTIGHGHKVAIIQFIKGGWTTGEEKALKNFSSDISWHSLGEGFTWETQDRIRDEKLVQEAWELAKEYIKNESYKLIILDEVNVATKLGYLASEEIITFLKSLNNRKNHIVLTGRGASDLMINYADLVTEMKLIRHPFKEQGIKAQKCVEF, encoded by the coding sequence ATGCAAGAAGAACCTTTTCCCACTGAGAAGATATTTAGTCTTGACAGTCAAGCTAAAGAGCTTGGTATGGGAGGTAAACTATCGCCAGAGAATGATGAGAGCTCATATAAAAAAAGGATGCAACAAAGAAAAGATATTCAAGCTGAAAGACTACAAATCAGAAAAAACAAAAAAGGATTATTGATAGTTTTCACTGGGAATGGTAAAGGTAAAACAACTGCAGCTTTAGGAATGGCATTAAGGACGATAGGGCACGGTCATAAAGTTGCAATAATACAATTTATTAAAGGGGGATGGACCACTGGAGAAGAAAAAGCACTTAAGAATTTCTCTTCAGACATATCTTGGCATTCATTAGGAGAAGGATTTACTTGGGAGACGCAAGATAGAATTAGGGATGAAAAATTAGTTCAGGAAGCATGGGAACTAGCCAAAGAATATATTAAAAATGAATCTTATAAACTTATAATCCTTGATGAAGTTAATGTAGCCACAAAACTTGGCTATCTAGCTTCAGAAGAAATAATTACCTTTTTAAAAAGTTTAAATAATAGAAAAAATCATATTGTTTTAACTGGAAGAGGCGCATCTGATTTAATGATCAATTACGCTGATTTAGTTACAGAAATGAAGCTTATAAGACATCCTTTCAAAGAACAAGGAATAAAAGCACAAAAGTGCGTTGAGTTCTAA
- a CDS encoding site-specific integrase — protein MNVIQEINNINDKFATQGSKLRIEKRGGKLNIRGSLPLKEDKNNFKIQRISLGLKADISGLEEAKKKLQLINLQLELNQFDWINWIVNPSKKGGKNDFEFPNRLNQFEEFFFKESKSEYLSSTRKTTWRSSYKPYLKRVLNIYSEYGSEDLEKIFQKTLESYKEGSRSRKQCATSLSVLAKFLEIKLPEDWKLNSRGYGLNKAGFRDLPTDEVIEIIWAKIPNKSWKFVFGLMATYGLRNHEVFFCDLSSLTSFGDKIIRVLPTTKTGEHQVWPFHPEWVEKFELSKLGENPELLPNINKDLKITTLQKIGKKITDQFKRYSLQIKPYDLRHAWAVRTIFYDLPDTVAARMMGHSVSLHTQTYHHWITKRDQQQAVNNALLKVKRSKSI, from the coding sequence ATGAACGTAATTCAGGAAATAAATAATATCAATGATAAATTTGCTACTCAAGGGAGCAAACTAAGAATTGAAAAAAGGGGGGGGAAATTAAATATACGAGGTTCACTTCCTTTAAAAGAAGATAAGAATAACTTTAAAATTCAAAGAATATCTCTTGGTTTAAAAGCTGATATTTCTGGATTAGAGGAGGCTAAGAAAAAATTACAATTAATCAATTTGCAACTGGAATTAAATCAATTTGACTGGATTAATTGGATAGTTAACCCAAGTAAAAAGGGGGGGAAAAATGACTTTGAATTTCCAAATAGATTGAATCAATTTGAAGAATTCTTTTTTAAAGAAAGCAAAAGTGAATATTTAAGCAGTACTAGAAAAACTACTTGGAGAAGTTCTTACAAACCTTATCTGAAAAGAGTCCTTAATATTTATAGTGAATATGGCAGTGAAGATTTAGAAAAAATATTTCAAAAAACACTTGAAAGTTATAAGGAAGGAAGCAGAAGTAGGAAACAATGCGCGACTTCTCTAAGTGTTTTAGCTAAGTTTTTGGAAATTAAACTTCCAGAAGATTGGAAACTAAATTCTAGAGGATATGGTTTAAATAAAGCAGGATTTAGGGATCTCCCAACAGACGAGGTAATAGAAATTATTTGGGCGAAGATACCTAATAAATCTTGGAAATTTGTTTTTGGTTTAATGGCCACATACGGATTAAGAAATCATGAAGTGTTTTTTTGCGATTTAAGTTCTTTAACAAGTTTTGGAGACAAAATTATAAGAGTTTTACCTACTACTAAAACAGGGGAACATCAAGTTTGGCCATTTCATCCTGAATGGGTAGAAAAGTTCGAATTATCAAAACTTGGTGAAAATCCAGAACTACTGCCAAATATTAACAAGGATCTAAAGATTACAACCTTACAGAAAATTGGAAAAAAAATTACAGATCAGTTTAAGCGTTACTCTTTACAAATAAAACCTTACGATCTTAGGCATGCTTGGGCAGTTAGAACAATCTTTTATGATTTACCTGATACTGTAGCTGCAAGAATGATGGGACATTCGGTTAGCCTACATACTCAAACTTATCACCACTGGATTACTAAAAGAGATCAACAACAGGCAGTTAATAATGCACTTTTAAAAGTTAAGAGATCTAAAAGTATTTAA
- the hemH gene encoding ferrochelatase — MDKVGVLLMNLGGPERINDVGPFLYNLFSDPEIIRTPFPAFQKPLAWLISTLRSTTSQQAYLSIGGGSPIRRITEQQARELQSKLRDKGLNATTYIAMRYWHPFTESAIADMKADGIDQIVVLPLYPHFSISTSGSSFRELKKLRDSDSDFKKIPMRCIRSWFSQSGYLKSMVELISEQISLCESPSEAHIFFTAHGVPKSYVEEAGDPYKQQIEDCSLLIINELEKYLGHSNSYTLSYQSRVGPVEWLKPYTEEVLEDLGSSKVNDLIVVPISFVGEHIETLQEIDIEYKEIAEKAGIVNFRRVKALNTHPTFIEGLSDLVVSCLEGPLVNIEEASQLPEKVKLYPQEKWQWGWNNSSEVWNGRVAMIVFLILFIELISGSGPLHRLGIL, encoded by the coding sequence ATGGATAAAGTAGGCGTCTTACTAATGAACTTAGGAGGGCCTGAACGTATTAATGATGTAGGTCCATTCTTATACAATCTTTTTTCTGATCCAGAGATAATCAGGACCCCTTTCCCTGCTTTCCAAAAGCCTTTGGCTTGGTTAATTAGTACGCTTAGAAGTACTACTTCTCAACAGGCTTACCTTTCTATAGGTGGTGGATCTCCTATAAGAAGAATAACTGAACAACAAGCAAGAGAATTGCAATCTAAATTAAGAGATAAAGGGTTGAATGCTACTACCTATATTGCCATGAGGTATTGGCATCCTTTTACAGAATCAGCAATAGCTGATATGAAAGCAGATGGTATCGATCAAATTGTAGTACTACCTTTGTATCCACATTTTTCAATCAGTACAAGTGGTTCAAGCTTCAGGGAATTAAAAAAATTACGAGATTCAGATAGTGATTTTAAGAAAATCCCGATGAGATGTATAAGAAGTTGGTTCAGTCAATCAGGTTACTTAAAATCAATGGTTGAATTGATTTCAGAGCAAATTTCACTTTGTGAATCACCTTCTGAAGCTCATATATTTTTTACTGCACATGGAGTTCCTAAGAGTTACGTAGAGGAAGCAGGAGACCCATATAAACAACAAATTGAAGATTGTTCTTTATTAATAATAAATGAGTTAGAAAAATATTTAGGTCATAGCAACTCTTATACACTTTCTTATCAAAGTAGAGTTGGCCCAGTTGAATGGTTGAAGCCTTACACAGAAGAAGTGTTAGAGGACCTGGGAAGTTCCAAAGTTAATGATCTGATTGTGGTACCCATAAGTTTTGTTGGGGAGCATATTGAAACATTGCAAGAAATTGATATTGAATATAAAGAAATTGCTGAAAAAGCTGGAATAGTAAACTTTCGTAGGGTTAAGGCTTTAAATACTCATCCTACTTTTATTGAGGGTCTTAGTGATCTAGTAGTTTCTTGTTTAGAAGGGCCTCTAGTTAATATTGAAGAGGCTTCACAGTTGCCTGAAAAAGTTAAACTTTACCCTCAAGAGAAATGGCAATGGGGTTGGAATAATAGTTCTGAGGTTTGGAATGGAAGAGTTGCCATGATAGTTTTCCTCATACTTTTTATAGAACTTATTTCTGGTTCTGGTCCGTTACATAGGCTAGGAATTTTATAA
- the ilvB gene encoding biosynthetic-type acetolactate synthase large subunit has protein sequence MTLTSRSFSKGSSKNENPVWITGADALMDSLKIHGVKVIFGYPGGAILPIYDAVHKAEQDGWLKHYMVRHEQGGSHAADGYARSTGEVGVCFGTSGPGATNLVTGIATAQMDSVPLVVVTGQVPRPAIGTDAFQETDIFGITLPIVKHSWVIRDPADIAKVVSEAFFIASSGRPGPVLIDIPKDVGQEFFNYQRVLPGEIIPKGFKRNGDINNCDIKKAIKLIEGSERPLLYVGGGAISSGAHDEIRILAKNYQIPVTTTLMGKGAFDEKDNLSVGMLGMHGTAYANFAVTECDLLVAIGARFDDRVTGKLDTFAPNAKVIHIDIDPAEVNKNRRVDVAIVSDVSKAVRKINEKSLNSKFAFKTKNWLEKIDFWKNKHPLYEPPEKGEIYPQEVLLKVRELSPEAYITTDVGQHQMWAAQYLRNSPRKWISSAGLGTMGFGLPAAIGVKAALPNSNVICIAGDASVLMNIQELGTLSQYGLKVKLVIINNRWQGMVRQWQESFYDERYSSSDMSCGEPDFVKLAESFGVKGYLISERKHLQNEFKNALEHDGPALINILVRRGENCYPMVPPGKSNAQMVGYVNCED, from the coding sequence GTGACTCTTACTTCGAGATCCTTTTCAAAAGGTAGTTCAAAAAATGAAAACCCAGTTTGGATAACTGGTGCAGATGCACTAATGGATTCTCTGAAAATTCATGGGGTAAAAGTTATATTTGGATATCCTGGAGGAGCCATACTACCAATATATGACGCAGTTCATAAAGCAGAACAGGATGGTTGGTTAAAGCACTATATGGTTAGACATGAACAAGGAGGTTCTCATGCGGCTGATGGATATGCAAGATCTACGGGTGAAGTAGGAGTATGTTTTGGGACTTCAGGGCCAGGTGCAACAAATTTGGTTACTGGAATAGCAACTGCTCAAATGGATTCAGTCCCTCTTGTAGTTGTTACAGGTCAAGTTCCAAGACCTGCTATTGGGACTGATGCTTTCCAAGAAACTGATATTTTTGGTATAACTCTTCCAATTGTTAAACACTCATGGGTAATAAGAGATCCTGCAGACATCGCAAAGGTTGTTTCAGAAGCTTTTTTTATTGCCTCTTCTGGTAGACCTGGCCCTGTGTTAATTGATATACCCAAGGATGTAGGTCAAGAATTCTTTAATTACCAAAGAGTTTTACCCGGTGAGATTATTCCTAAGGGATTTAAAAGAAATGGCGATATAAATAATTGTGATATCAAAAAAGCGATTAAATTGATAGAAGGGTCTGAAAGACCTCTTCTTTATGTCGGTGGTGGGGCAATATCTTCAGGAGCTCATGATGAAATAAGAATATTGGCTAAGAATTATCAAATACCAGTAACTACAACATTAATGGGAAAGGGTGCTTTTGATGAAAAAGATAACTTATCGGTTGGAATGTTAGGTATGCATGGAACTGCTTACGCAAACTTTGCAGTTACAGAATGTGATCTTCTAGTAGCTATTGGAGCTAGATTTGATGATAGGGTGACAGGAAAATTAGATACTTTTGCTCCTAATGCTAAGGTCATTCATATAGATATTGATCCAGCAGAAGTTAATAAAAATAGGCGTGTAGATGTTGCAATTGTATCTGATGTTTCAAAAGCTGTTCGCAAAATTAATGAAAAATCTCTCAATAGCAAATTTGCTTTTAAGACTAAGAACTGGTTAGAAAAAATAGATTTTTGGAAAAATAAACACCCTTTGTATGAGCCACCTGAGAAAGGAGAAATTTATCCTCAGGAAGTTCTTTTAAAAGTAAGGGAACTTTCACCTGAAGCTTATATAACTACAGACGTTGGACAGCATCAGATGTGGGCTGCTCAATACCTTAGAAATTCTCCAAGAAAATGGATTAGTAGTGCAGGATTAGGAACTATGGGTTTTGGATTACCAGCGGCAATTGGAGTAAAGGCTGCCTTACCTAATTCAAATGTTATTTGTATCGCAGGAGATGCAAGTGTCTTAATGAATATTCAAGAATTAGGAACATTATCTCAATATGGATTAAAAGTAAAGTTGGTCATCATAAATAATCGCTGGCAAGGGATGGTAAGACAATGGCAGGAGAGTTTCTACGATGAAAGATATTCCTCATCAGATATGAGCTGCGGTGAACCTGATTTTGTGAAACTTGCGGAATCTTTTGGAGTTAAAGGTTACTTAATTTCTGAAAGAAAACATTTGCAGAATGAATTTAAAAATGCGCTTGAACATGATGGCCCTGCCTTGATTAATATCCTTGTAAGAAGAGGTGAAAATTGTTATCCAATGGTTCCTCCAGGTAAAAGTAATGCTCAAATGGTTGGATATGTTAATTGTGAAGATTAA